In one Thermodesulfobium acidiphilum genomic region, the following are encoded:
- the fusA gene encoding elongation factor G, with product MKRGFSIEQLRNIGIAAHIDAGKTTTTERILFYSGRIHKVGEVHEGTATMDWMPQERERGITITSAVTTVEWKGCRINIIDTPGHVDFTIEVERSLRVLDGVVVVLSAVEGVQPQSETVWRQATRYEVPRIVFVNKMDRVGADFFRVVADMREKLRAPVVPIQVPMGAEDDFLGVIDIVERKAYMWIGDKSGKDYEVSDVPEEYKKIVEDCREKLVEHVVENDEALLDKYMNGEEISLEEIKSGIRKSTIENKLIPVLCGTAFKNKGIQQLMDAVVDYLPSPSDIPPVKGINPKTGETEIRLPSEDEPIAALAFKIVSDPYVGRLTYIRVYSGEIKAGSYIYNVNKRSKERVARLLQMHANHREEIPAVYAGDLCAVVGLRDTVTGDTLAQEDKPIILESIHIPEPVISVAIEPKTKADQEKLSIALQKLSEEDPTFRVSIDHETGQTIIQGMGELHLEIIIDRLLREFKVEAKIGKPQVSYRETIRQPVKAEGKFIRQSGGRGQYGHVWIELTPTEQGSEFVCENKIVGGAIPKEYIPAVEAGIREAMQSGVLAGYPVVDFKVTIFDGSYHDVDSSEMAFKIAGSMAFKEAMSKAKPVLLEPIMSIEIVVPDDYLGEVLGDINSRRGRIDGMTTRNGVHIINALVPLSEMFGYATDLRSKTQGRGTYTMEFDHYEEVPKNVAEAIIASKKG from the coding sequence ATGAAACGAGGTTTTTCAATTGAACAATTAAGAAACATTGGTATTGCTGCACATATAGATGCGGGTAAAACAACTACCACGGAGAGGATTCTGTTTTATTCTGGCAGAATTCATAAGGTTGGGGAAGTTCACGAAGGCACTGCAACTATGGACTGGATGCCACAGGAAAGAGAAAGGGGAATAACGATAACTTCGGCAGTAACTACTGTGGAATGGAAGGGTTGTAGAATTAATATTATTGACACTCCAGGCCACGTGGACTTTACTATCGAAGTAGAACGTTCATTGAGGGTACTAGATGGAGTCGTAGTTGTACTATCTGCTGTTGAGGGTGTTCAGCCTCAATCTGAAACTGTTTGGAGACAGGCTACCAGATATGAAGTGCCAAGAATTGTATTTGTAAACAAAATGGATAGAGTAGGAGCAGACTTTTTCAGGGTTGTAGCTGATATGAGAGAAAAGCTCAGGGCTCCTGTAGTTCCTATTCAAGTTCCGATGGGAGCAGAGGATGACTTCTTAGGAGTAATAGATATAGTTGAAAGAAAGGCATATATGTGGATAGGGGATAAAAGTGGTAAAGATTATGAAGTTTCTGATGTGCCTGAGGAATACAAGAAGATAGTAGAAGATTGTAGGGAAAAGCTTGTTGAACACGTTGTAGAAAACGACGAAGCTCTTTTAGATAAATATATGAATGGTGAAGAGATTTCTCTTGAAGAAATTAAGTCTGGTATCAGAAAATCTACAATTGAAAATAAACTTATACCAGTTTTATGTGGAACTGCATTTAAGAATAAAGGTATTCAACAACTTATGGATGCTGTAGTTGACTACTTGCCATCTCCGAGTGACATACCCCCTGTTAAAGGTATTAACCCAAAAACTGGAGAAACCGAAATAAGACTCCCATCAGAGGATGAGCCAATAGCAGCTCTCGCGTTCAAGATTGTGTCGGATCCATATGTTGGTAGGTTAACATATATAAGGGTATATTCTGGAGAAATAAAAGCTGGTTCTTACATTTACAACGTTAATAAAAGGTCTAAAGAAAGAGTTGCAAGACTTCTTCAGATGCACGCAAATCATCGAGAGGAAATACCTGCAGTTTATGCTGGAGACCTTTGTGCTGTGGTAGGCCTCAGAGATACCGTTACCGGAGATACGCTTGCACAAGAAGATAAACCAATAATTTTAGAATCAATTCATATACCGGAACCTGTTATATCTGTAGCTATAGAGCCTAAAACCAAAGCAGATCAAGAAAAACTTTCTATAGCTCTCCAAAAATTATCTGAAGAAGACCCGACTTTTAGAGTAAGCATTGATCACGAGACTGGTCAGACTATTATTCAGGGCATGGGAGAATTGCACCTTGAAATAATTATTGATAGGCTCTTGAGAGAATTTAAAGTAGAAGCAAAGATTGGGAAACCGCAAGTCTCTTATAGGGAAACTATCAGGCAGCCTGTAAAAGCTGAAGGAAAGTTTATACGTCAGTCTGGCGGTAGAGGTCAGTACGGACATGTGTGGATAGAACTAACTCCAACCGAACAGGGTTCTGAGTTTGTATGTGAGAACAAAATTGTTGGTGGAGCGATTCCAAAGGAATATATTCCTGCGGTAGAAGCGGGAATAAGAGAGGCCATGCAATCTGGAGTCCTGGCAGGATATCCTGTTGTAGATTTCAAGGTCACAATTTTTGATGGTTCATATCACGATGTAGATTCTTCCGAAATGGCGTTCAAGATTGCTGGTTCGATGGCATTTAAAGAAGCCATGTCAAAAGCAAAACCAGTTTTGCTTGAACCTATTATGAGCATCGAAATTGTAGTTCCAGATGACTATCTTGGTGAAGTTCTTGGAGATATTAATTCTCGTAGAGGCAGAATTGACGGTATGACTACAAGAAACGGGGTGCATATTATTAACGCACTTGTGCCTCTTTCAGAAATGTTTGGCTATGCGACTGATTTGAGATCTAAAACCCAGGGCAGAGGAACATATACGATGGAATTCGACCACTACGAAGAAGTTCCCAAGAATGTAGCTGAAGCAATTATTGCATCAAAAAAAGGATAG
- the tuf gene encoding elongation factor Tu: protein MAKAKFDRTKTHLNVGTIGHIDHGKTTLTAALTMTLAAAGKAQAKRYEDIDSAPEEKARGITINIAHVEYETEKRHYAHVDCPGHVDYIKNMITGAAQMDGAVLVVAANDGPMPQTREHILLARQVGVPSIIVFMNKIDMVDDPELLDLVEMETRDLLSSYEFPGDEIPIIRGSALKAIEALQANSSIQRGQNEWVDKIWELADALDSYIPDPQRDIDKPFIMAIEDVFTITGRGTVVTGRIERGRIKPGDEVEIVGFSMQPKKTVCTSVEMFRKILDEGIAGDNVGCLLRGIDKDEVERGQVLAKPGSIKPYTKFNAEVYVLKKEEGGRHTPFFNGYRPQFYFRTTDVTGTIKLPEGVEMVMPGDNINMLVELISPVAIEEGLRFAIREGGRTVGAGVVTKTLE, encoded by the coding sequence ATGGCAAAAGCGAAATTTGACCGAACAAAGACACACCTTAATGTTGGTACCATTGGTCATATTGATCATGGAAAAACTACTTTGACTGCAGCTCTTACAATGACTCTTGCTGCTGCAGGCAAGGCTCAGGCAAAGAGATATGAGGATATTGACTCTGCTCCTGAGGAGAAAGCAAGAGGTATTACGATTAACATTGCTCACGTTGAGTATGAAACAGAAAAGAGACACTATGCACACGTAGACTGTCCAGGACACGTAGACTATATCAAAAACATGATTACTGGTGCAGCCCAGATGGACGGAGCAGTTCTTGTAGTAGCGGCGAACGATGGACCAATGCCTCAAACAAGAGAACACATCCTTCTTGCAAGACAGGTAGGAGTGCCCTCTATCATAGTCTTTATGAACAAGATTGATATGGTAGATGACCCTGAACTCCTTGATCTGGTAGAGATGGAAACAAGAGATCTTCTTTCTTCTTATGAATTTCCTGGAGACGAAATACCCATAATAAGAGGTTCTGCTCTAAAGGCTATTGAAGCCCTTCAAGCAAACAGCTCTATTCAAAGAGGACAAAACGAATGGGTAGACAAGATATGGGAGCTTGCAGATGCCCTAGACTCTTATATCCCAGATCCACAAAGAGACATAGATAAGCCATTCATCATGGCAATTGAAGACGTCTTTACAATCACAGGTAGAGGAACAGTAGTAACAGGCCGTATTGAAAGAGGTCGCATAAAGCCAGGAGACGAAGTAGAAATAGTAGGATTTTCCATGCAGCCAAAGAAAACAGTCTGCACATCTGTAGAGATGTTTAGAAAGATATTAGACGAAGGCATAGCAGGAGATAACGTAGGATGTCTTCTAAGAGGTATTGACAAGGACGAAGTAGAAAGAGGACAGGTCCTTGCAAAGCCAGGTTCAATCAAGCCCTATACAAAGTTTAACGCAGAGGTCTATGTCCTTAAAAAGGAAGAAGGTGGACGTCACACCCCATTCTTCAACGGATATCGTCCACAGTTCTACTTCAGAACTACAGACGTAACAGGAACAATAAAGCTTCCAGAAGGCGTAGAAATGGTAATGCCTGGAGATAACATAAACATGTTGGTAGAGCTTAT